The proteins below come from a single Candidozyma auris chromosome 3, complete sequence genomic window:
- a CDS encoding phosphatidylglycerol phospholipase yields the protein MFSHPDCLVTGHRGFKGKYPENTLGGFDKCFSAGATLFETDVWTTKDEVLVISHDVNTNRVFVDENGNETNYNILESNYDEIKDLHTIGSREKLLTFKDLLRWFVKAVEHYDGEDQDDSSKHRIMLDIKKLNPPKLLKLLVQDLIEVRSDLQWWFPRIQLGLWDLRFLKYLNQEDWFDRVFSKTLPHNGFRHFDIFHITVAWQSSLPFIGYNEYIDSLENDRFYFKATGVSLIYITTWSKDFLTKFLPLVKQQDLKMFSWTVNNRVQLEYFATVGQKAHIKEYGVITDYPDKMVQLVRDVENSRLGSGDAESSPFLTEKDEEIFLPLTLRISSWFFKFIVNFCAVKGGPPTSETSYSSPIDPEEITTVPVNKLWVMVFSTCQKYGIF from the coding sequence ATGTTCTCCCATCCCGACTGTCTTGTCACTGGCCACCGTGGCTTCAAAGGCAAGTACCCAGAGAATACCCTTGGAGGGTTTGACAAGTGTTTCAGCGCAGGGGCAACTTTGTTTGAGACGGACGTGTGGACCACTAAAGACGAGGTGTTGGTTATCTCTCATGATGTTAACACTAACAGAGTGTTTGTGGACGAGAACGGCAATGAGACTAACTATAACATTTTAGAATCCAACTACGACGAAATCAAGGACTTGCACACTATTGGCAGCAGGGAAAAGTTGCTCACGTTCAAGGATCTTCTCAGGTGGTTTGTGAAGGCAGTGGAACACTATGATGGCGAGGATCAAGACGATTCCTCGAAGCATCGCATCATGCTCGAtatcaagaaactcaatCCGCCCAAACTTCTTAAGCTTCTTGTGCAAGACTTGATAGAGGTGCGCAGTGACTTACAATGGTGGTTCCCAAGGATCCAGCTTGGGTTGTGGGATTTGAGATTtctcaagtacttgaaccAAGAGGACTGGTTTGATAGAGTCTTCTCGAAAACTTTGCCTCACAATGGGTTCCGTCATTTTGATATCTTTCACATCACCGTGGCATGGCAGTCGAGCTTGCCGTTTATTGGGTACAATGAGTACATTGACCTGTTAGAAAATGATAGATTCTACTTCAAGGCCACTGGAGTTTCCCTAATATATATCACCACATGGTCGAAGGATTTCTTGACGAAGTTCCTACCCCTTGTCAAGCAACAGGACCTCAAGATGTTTTCTTGGACCGTCAATAATCGTGTGCAGCTAGAATACTTTGCCACTGTTGGTCAGAAGGCCCACATCAAGGAGTACGGTGTCATCACCGATTACCCTGATAAGATGGTGCAGCTTGTCCGCGACGTCGAGAACAGCAGACTTGGATCTGGTGATGCTGAGTCATCACCGTTCCTCACcgagaaagatgaagaaatatTTTTGCCACTTACACTTAGGATTTCGAGCtggttcttcaagttcattgTCAATTTCTGTGCTGTAAAGGGAGGTCCGCCCACTTCTGAGACGTCGTATTCATCGCCCATTGACCCCGAGGAGATCACAACTGTCCCTGTCAACAAACTATGGGTCATGGTGTTCTCCACTTGCCAAAAGTATGGTATATTTTAG
- the PRP45 gene encoding mRNA splicing protein PRP45: MFSSLLPKPKHTTHETLKIVLPKPQTKKSEALIVQSKQFELEPKTISELKLSKPSDYTKSVLQKSGASANAQISYEDTIPLKTKYPNLKHHFPRYSLENCPDSSLKDCVDATREVIEKLLAQEQGTEIEVAQDEIVSYIPPSLENGEEQRGRTVQVTTHQEDPMLPPKHKLRKNRHKDPSPPPPLLKKGTTERITKEVKDKWAIPSVVSNWSNNKGFSISLRKRQEAASGGTVAENSSINIEKFSSLASALDDADRRAREELKVRNEERRLQAQAEQKEKERRFEELVSRKRNERQQLKRPGDNSDEFRSYKKRSA; the protein is encoded by the coding sequence ATGTTCAGCTCACTCCTACCGAAACCAAAGCACACCACCCATGAAACCTTAAAAATCGTCCTACCTAAGCCCCAGACAAAAAAGTCGGAAGCCCTAATAGTTCAGTCAAAGCAATTCGAACTTGAGCCAAAGACCATAAGCGAGCTCAAGCTTTCCAAACCCCTGGATTACACCAAGTCTGTGCTACAAAAGTCAGGAGCACTGGCTAATGCTCAAATATCGTATGAAGACACCATACCACTAAAGACAAAGTACCCCAATTTGAAACATCACTTTCCGAGATACAGCTTGGAGAATTGTCCCGATTCATCACTAAAGGATTGTGTCGATGCCACCAGAGAGGTCATAGAGAAGCTATTAGCTCAGGAACAGGGTACTGAAATTGAAGTTGCCCAAGACGAAATTGTGAGTTACATTCCGCCGTCGCTCGAGAATGGCGAAGaacaaagaggaagaacGGTTCAAGTTACAACTCACCAAGAGGACCCCATGCTCCCGCCGAAACATAAGCTTCGAAAGAATAGGCACAAGGACCCATCTCCACCTCCccctcttttgaaaaagggTACCACAGAGAGAATCACCAAGGAGGTCAAGGATAAATGGGCCATCCCTTCGGTGGTATCAAACTGGAGTAATAACAAGGGGTTCTCTATTTCTCTTCGCAAAAGACAGGAGGCTGCAAGCGGCGGGACCGTTGCAGAAAACTCAAGCATCAATATTGAAAAGTTCAGTCTGCTAGCACTGGCTCTTGACGATGCTGATCGCCGGGCTCGCGAGGAGCTCAAAGTTAGAAACGAGGAACGGAGATTGCAGGCTCAGGCCGAacagaaggaaaaggaaagaagattCGAAGAGCTTGTctcgaggaagagaaacgAGAGACAACAGTTGAAACGTCCCGGAGATAATTCGGACGAGTTCCGTTCttacaaaaagagatcTGCTTAG